Below is a genomic region from Desulfobacter sp..
CTGGGATTATCCCGGCAGATTGATTTTCCGGAGCTGGGCGGGGCGTCTGGGTTTCAAACCCGGTTCCTGGCGGCCATGGCCTTTCCCCATCCTTTTTTGTTGACACGAATGTGGAAGAACCTAGCGGGGGTAATGATGACCGTTCTGCCTTTTAACCGCATATTTTACAAATCGATTTTGTTTTGGCTGCATGGCGCCAGAGTGTGACGCCCTAGTGGCCTTACGGGGAACAGGCCCGCATCGGGGGAGAGGATCATTTGATGATATCCGAGTCAAACTGGATGATCAGGAGAGTTTAAATTCCCTTAAAACAGTTTCAGGCTTGATTCCAATCGGCCCTGGGTATAAAAGAAAAACCGGTGGGCCAATTTGCCGCCATTGCCGTCAGCGGGAAGCCTGCTGCATGGCCGGCCATCGATTTAAAAGGGTATCCAATGGGAACAAAAGAACGGAAAAAAAGGGAAAAGATAAACCGTAAGACCCAGATCCTCGGGGCTGCGCGTGCACTTTTATTCAGTAAAGGGCTTGGCGGGACATCTGTTAACGCAATTGCCGCCCGGGTTGAATTGAGTGTGCCTGCCATTTACCGGTATTATAAGAATAAGGATGAGATTATTTTTGATCTTTCCGAAGAGGGGCTTCAACTGCTGCAAAAGGATATTTGTTTGGCAACAGAGGCTGCCCAATATCCGGAGCTGAAACTGGAAGCCATTGCCCTGGCCTACCGCCGGTTCAGCATCGTCCAGAAAGATTATTTTACCGTGATTAATCATTTTTTAACCTCCCCTGAAACCGTGCTGCCGGATCACCTTAAGCATAGAATTGATCACTATGGTGAACATATTTTAATGCAGGTTGTCTCTGCCGTTGAGCAAGGCTGTAAAACCGGGCGGTTGTCCTGTGATGATCCCCGTCGTTTCAGCCTTATGTTCTGGGGGAGCATCAACGGGATCATCCAGCTCCAGAAGATTGAGCATACCATTTTTTCCGGCAAGGACCATGAGGCCTTGTATCAGCATACCGTGGAGACCCTGATACAGAGCATACAGATCAGTGAATCTCCCTTGAAAAATGCCCATTAAACCCAGGGGGGATTTTTAATCATCCGGACTTCAGCCTCTTTCCATGCCCCTGATCAAGGCTTGCCCGGGGCATACTCTTCTTGATATAAAGTCTTTTCCTGTCCTAATCTTATGCGGGATGAAATAAGGCCCAGAAGCATGGATGGCCGTCCGGCGCGGCGGAGATTCTGCCACCCGTGGCAAGATATTTGTAAATGGTCGTGGACCTTTGTTTTCAAAGGAGAACCAGATGGATTTCATAGACAAGATAATTTCGGGCTTTGGCACCATGGTCGGGCTTTCTGACCTGGCCCTGGACGATGGCAACTGCTGTACCCTTCAATTTGATCAGGTGATTGTGAATGTCGAGTATCTGCCCGATACCCGGGTGTTTTATTTTTATACCAGGATCGGGGCCATTCCGGCCAACAAAGAGGTCCGGCTTCAGATATTTGAATACCTGCTGGAGAGTAATTGTTTTTATCGCAAGGCCCATGGCGGGGTGCTCGGCATTGATGGGGAACAGGATGCCGTGATTTATACCCATAAATTTAATGCAGACGATCTTGATGCCAAAATTTTTGGCGATTATATGGAGGCCTTTGTGAACACGGCCGAGACTTTTGCCGGGGACCTGCTGGATGAATCAGGAGACAAGAGCAATGCCATGCCCCCCATGGGGGGGCTCCGGGTATAGACCCCATGGGGGAAATCCGATTATAGCCGCCCCCTTATTGGGGAATCCAACCAACAGCAAGGAGTAAATTATGCCTGGCGACATGTCACAATTGAATCGTCTGAATCAGTCCATGGGCCGGATCGGAGATCAGCATCTGGGCCTGGACAGTCAAAACCGTATTACCCAAGGATCCACCAACTGGCTGGGCCGGGCCGTGAACTGGGTTAAGTCTGCTCTGGGAATCAAGGGGCAGGAGCGTGACAACAAGGCCATCATGAATCATGTGATTGCCACCATCAAAGAGACCCAGGGTATGGGGGACCGCTTTGCCGACATTGCCAAGGGCCGTTTGAGCAGTGCTTTGGACAGGGGACGGCCCATCACGGGCCGGCGGGTCTCAACGGTGATCTCTGATCTGGTCAGGCTCAAGACAAGCGAGACCTCCGCCCGGGAGGCCAATATCAAGATTAACGTCAAGGACCTTTGCGACACCCTTTGCGATACCGGAGACACCCCGCTCATGGAAGCCCTGGAAGACCAAATGACCTTTTTCGGCCTGGGTGACAGGTTTGGTGAACTGGGGTACGCAGAGGTGATGGATCTGCGGGATGAGGTCGAAACCCGCCTGGAACGCTCCTGTCTGCGCAATGGGAAAAGTCCCACTCTGGAAGAGGCCTGGCCCGTTATCAAAGAGGCCTGCCGTAAGTTGGCAATGAACATGGTCAAAGAGAGCATCTCCCAGCGGGTGTCGACCATGGCCAATTATGAGGACAAGGATTCTCCATTGATGAAGACCTTTCAGGCCCATGCCCGGATTTTGAAAATGGAGGTGGATATCCAGCCCCGGGATCTGGCCAAACTGGCTGAAAAATTTGAAAATAAACTAACGGTGGTCTCTCTCTATGATCCTGAAAATCTTCACCCCCCACCCAGGAAGAATCCACCGATGCCATGAAACGGGTGATTGATTCGTTTTTGAACGGCCTGGCCGTGGTGGAGGCCCGAAAGGATCTGTCCGACACCCAGCAGGCCAGGGTAACATCGCTTTTGGTTTCTGCGCCCAAACTATATACCCCGAAGATGGTCACCGCCCTTTGCGATACGGTCACTGCGTCTGAAAAACTGGTCAGCGTTTTGACCGACACAAGCGTTGGTGTGGAAGAGGCGGGAGATCGCCTGAAAGCCTACCAGGAGGTGGTCAACACGGCACTGTATCAGGAAATGTCAGAGCGTGGAAGCCTGCTGAGAGAGGGCATTGGCGGGGCGCCCGAGGCAGATACCATTCGAAGGGATTCAATTAACCTCGGGCTGGCACTTTCGGGCATGACCCGGGATGATTCCCTGGCCAAATTTTACGATTTGGCCGGCCAGGGCAGTTCCTTGTCTGCCCTGCGCTTTAACCTCGAAAGCATGGACCAGACCGACCGTGCCGTGTCCATGGAAAAGATGACCCTTTTGCGTTTTCTCGGTGAGATGGGCAGGCAAGGGGATGTCCACCCCAAGATCATTGACCAGGCCTTGAACAATGTGGGGCCGGGGGGCGTGTCCGTGGACCATTTGCGTACACTTCTGGGTGAGGGCGTTCACGGCCAGGGCGGAGTGGTCATTGAAGAGGGCTTTAACATGGACGGGGCGCTATCGGTGTTTGATACCAATATTAACGAGGATATGGGGGTTGTCAGCAAGGATCCTGCAGGGCTCCGGGAAAAAGCACCTCAATCCCTGGTCGCCAAAGCCTCTTATTTTTACGACGGGTTTTTGACGGATTTTTTCCGCAACGGAATCATGGTGGGAGGGGACCGCATCCTGGGATCGGGCACCCAGGATTATGGCAAAATGGAAGCTGCCCTGGACAAGCTCATCTCCAAATTCCCCAGTGCCCAGGAAGCCGGGCGTGTGACCCGTCCCCTGTTCCAGAGTCTTGGGGCCACCATCATGATTTCCCTGATGTCGGACCCCGTCACCAGTGAGCCGATGATGAAACTCAATGCCTGCACGGGAAAGGGGCTTAGCGATTTTCTGACCTTTGACATCAGGCCCAAAGAAGAGGGTGTCTATGATGTGCGGGTGGATATGGGCACCCAAAAGGATTCCAGTGCCCCCAGCGGAAACAAGACAGATGGCTTGGGCATGTCCGCAGGTGTTGATATGACCGTTACCGGCGCGGACCGGGACGATCCCCGGCCGCTGGTGGAGACCCGTGGCTTTGATTTCGTGTTCGGCAGGATATAGACCGGCCATTAAAAATCTTCGAGGTAAAGGATTTACTCTGAATCCTGCGGGGTCAGATCCTTTTCCTGCCTCAGGTAACCTGCGGTTTCCGCCTCTTTTTCAATCTCTTTGGGCGGGGTGCCCCCGGGCCGGGTCTGCTGGTTGAGCTGGTAAATCTGGGAGGCATTGCCCAGGTCCCTTACACTGGTGATGGAGGCAATGGATTCCCTGTCCTTGAGAAAGTCGATCATATCTTCTTTGATGGACCTTAAGTCTTTATCAGACTTTCGCATCTCAAGAATATACCGGGGATGTTCAAGATTCCGCATGCCTGTGGCTGTGAATGTGGTCGAGACAATACGGGAGACAATCACCCATGGGGTAATGCTGCTTCGGATCAGGGTGTTTTCCGACCGGGTGCTGTCATGGATGCCCGTGCCTGTCGATATCTTTGATTCCGTGAATGTGCCTTCGCATTTAAAGTAGATGAGCAGGGACTCGAACTGGATTTCCGCGTAAAACAGATGGGCCGTGTTGACCAAAAGGTTGGCAAACCCGTTGAAGATGACCATGATGACGAAGAGATGGGCTGCATTTGCACCCAGGGTCATCAGGTCTTCTCCCCTGCTGCTGAACACATCCCCAAACGCGTTGGCCTGGCTGCCGGTATGCTGGTAGACACGGACAAGGGCAAAGGCTAACAAGATGGTCAGGGCCAGACTTGCCAGATGACAGAGGTTTCCAGCCAAAAGGCTGGTCAGCCGGGCCCTTAAAAATCCGGGTCTCCATGCCATGGGCATGACCCGGGGCTGGACTTCCTGGATCATTTCTCCCCTGAAATCCCCCTTGCCCTCGACCTGTTCGTTGAGCTGGGGGTCAAGTTCCTTGTATACTCTGTTGGGGACCTCTTTATACCGGCGGTTGGCCATGACCAGGTTGTCCAGGTTGATGAATATTTCATTGGGATGGACAGATTCCTGCCAGTTTTCCCTCAGTTCGGAGACTTCGGTCACAGGGTCGGCCTTGGTCATTCTCGCCCGGAGCAAAAAGGCAAGAAGACCGGTACTGATCAGGGCTGCGGCAAAGATGCCGGCCAGATACCAGAAAACATGGGCCCGGGACAGGGCCTCCATCCAGGTGGCCACCTGTTCGGCTGAAAGGCGGTTTTGGGTCATGACCCATGAAAAGCCCATGCCCACCACGCCGGGCAGCACAATGGCCGTGGACAATACGTTTACCAGATCCCGGGAGCCAAAGGAATCAATGGATTTTTCTGCCCCCCTGGGAGATGCCCCGGCCCCCGGCATACCAGACAAAAATCAGGTAGATGACCAGCACCAGGGCATATGCGGGAAAAATCGTCTTGCCGGCCTCGCCTGTAAATCCGGCCAGGGAGACAAAGGCCACAAATCCGAATGCAATCAAGGCGGTGAGCATTTTAACCCAGGCCCCGAAAATCCGCTGGGTCAGGTTCCGAATGGGATAGGGCATGAACAGCAGCTTGGGAAAGAGGCTGTGGAGCAGGCGGGCCAAAAGTCCCTGGGGTTCCAGAAAGGTTGCGTTTTTTCTGCCCACCAGCATCTCTTCAACGACCTGGGCGGTATAGGCCACATAATCGGACTCCTGGTCCGACTTGGTCGCATCTGACTTGTTGAAATTTCTGGCCAGGGAGGTGGGATGATTCCGGCCGACAAAATACCTTAGGGTGGCATATATTCCCGAGCCCAAAGCCCGGATGCCAAGGCTTAAGACAAAGATTCCGAACACAACCAGAATCCACCCGGCACCGGCATCTGTCTTGACAATTTTTACGGCCGTAAAGAGAAGGTAAATACCTGCTAAAAGCTGAAGAACACCTCTGAAAGACGTGATCCGGCCTTCAGGTTTAAACGGATTTTTTAGCCCAAGATCAATGGATCCATAATCAAACGCCATGATTTTAACTCCTTATCAACTCAATAAAGGCCGGGTCTGTCACCGGGCGCATTCCCATTTTCCCGGTTTTAAAAAGGCCTGTCTTTTAGAGCAAAAAGAATGATATCCTCTGTTACGCTGAAATGAACATAAATGGATTGTGCTAATGAAGAAAGCTGAAGATTGTAATACTGTTGATGAAGTCCTTGCATGCCTCAAAGAACTGGAAGAAGATCCAAATCGCTTGGTTCGTAACGCTAACGAATTAGAACAGATGGAGCAGGAAATCCTTGAGTATACAAATCGGATAAGCGCCTTTTTTTTAAAAAAAAGATCCAGGCCTCAGTAGATTCCTCTGAACAGGTCGACCAAGAAAAAGAATTGATGTCCAATTGGCCGGGACGGATGAAAAGCGAAGGGCTTGAGACCGTTTGGATTCAGCTTTGTACAGATAGTTCGGTTGATATTCATGTTCGATACTATCGAAGGTCCTGTGACCGCCGAAAAGGAAAAAGATATAAAGGTGCATACGCTGGTTTAATCCTTCTTGGAATCCATGATCGCTGCTCGCCTGCTTTGGCTTCTATGGTGAGTTCTTGGTCAGCCTTATTAAGTTCTTTTGAAGAAGTCCGTCAAGTGCTTTGTGACCGTGGGATGACGTTGGGTATAAAGGTCATCCGCAAACTGACCTATCGGTACGCAGAGCGGGCTCGAGCCGAACAACAAGCGGGCCGAATCCCATTAAATGATGGAGATTTACTTGAAGGGCGGCGAGTCGTTATCAGCACTGATGGTGGCCGCACTCGGCTCAGAGAGAAGAAAAGGGGACCAAAAACCCAAAAGGATAGAACCCGATTTCGTGGGGCATGGCGAGAACCCAAGCTTTTGATCATTTATGTAGTGGACGCCCATGGAAAACAAGAAAAAAGCTTTTCACCATTTATTGATGGCTGTTTCAATGGACCGGATGGTGTATTCCACTTGTTAAAGGGTTATTTGAACTCCCTTCATATTCAGAACTCAGACAAAATACTGTTTGTTGCAGATGGGGCACATTGGATTTGGAATCGAATCCCCGGACTGCTAAAAGCATTGGGTTTGGCTCCTGAGCGTGTGTATGAACTTCTCGATTTCTACCATGCAGTTGAGCATCTGGGTACAGTAGCAGGCTTAAGGAAGACCTGGTCATCCAAGGAACGCAAACGCTGGGTATTGAAGCAGCGAGGTCTTCTGCTGAAGGGAAAGGCGATTGAGGTGGTACAGGCCGTCCAGAAGCTTTGTAGAGGCAGAAACAGTAAGGCTATCAAGACGGAACGGGATTATTTTGTGCGCAATGAACTGAGGCTTAATTTCTCAACTGTAAAAGCGTTGAACTTACCTATTGGCAGCGGTGCTATTGAAAGTTCGATTCGGAGAGTCGTGAATTTACGTCTTAAAGGTCCATGCATCTTTTGGTATCGGGAGAATGCAGAAAAAATGATTATGCTGCGATCATTTTATAAAGCAGGGCGTTGGAACTGCCTGAAGCAGATGGCAAACATGCACAATCCAGTGCCAGCGGTATAACCGGGAAAATGGGAATGCGCCCCTGTCACCTTGATGGTTTATTCATTTTTAGTGCAAGAAACTGTATTACTGTTTAACCAGGGAAAAATCAACTTGGATTTAAGAATGATGGGGGGGTGCCCTGCTTTTTTTACCCCTTGCTTGATACAATGTATTTGCACTTAAATTATAAAAAAGTTACTCTTTAAAATAAAAGGCAAAGAAAGACCTTAGCCCCTGAACCCGCACACGGCTTTGGTCAGACCGGCCTGAGGCCTTGCAGCTAAAGCCGAATCGATTCTTAAAATATGCGAGCTCGTTTTTATAACACGGAAAAAAGGGATACCCCATGGCCATTTTTGGAACACATGGATTTGTCAGGAAACAGGAAGTTGGTTTTGCAAAAAAACTTCTGGTCTGGAAGTATGAAAATTCGGATATGGCCATGCCTGACCAGGCCGCTTTATCCGCCCAAGCTGAAGAGGTTGTTGAGCAGGCCCATGGGATCGCAAAAAAAAGGGGGCGTAATGTGATTGACATCTTAAAAGAGACAATCAAAGAGATTAAGACGAAAAATCACTTGTAAATTAACCCCCGACTAGATTCATGAAGATTTAGACCACCCATTGCGCAGGAATGAAAAAATAGACCTGTTCTTGACAAAAGCATATTTTTTAACTAAATGAATAAACAACTTTTGTCAGAAGACAAAGATGTAAATACAAGCGGTATACACATATAAATCAAAGCCACGGAGGCTTGTTGTTCCAGATGTCTGGAATGCATTTTCCGTGGCTTTTTTTTATTGGGGATAAAGATGAAAAAATTAAAATATGTTTTGTGGATTGTCGTGATTTTGTTTTCTGCTGGCAGTGCCGCGGCACAAGAGGTGACCGATGCCCGGGGCCGGACCCTGACTCTGCCGGACAGGGTGGAGCGGATCATCTGTTCGGGCCCGGGCTGCTTGAGGCTGGTCGCCTATCTTGGGGCCCAAGATCTGGTTGTGGGGGTGGATGATATTGAAACCCGGCAGCGTAAATTTGATGCAAGGCCCTATGCCTTTGCCAACAAGGACTTTCGGTCCTTGCCTGTTTTTGGGGGATTCAGGGGCCAGGATGATCCTGAGAAAATTTTAGGCCTTGATCCCATGCCCCAGGTGATTTTTAAAACCTTTAACGGTACCGGGTGTGATCCGGATGAGCTATGGAAAAAAACAAGGATTCCCGTGGTGGTCCTGGAGTATGGAGATCTTGGACAGGGAAGGTCAGATCTGTTTGCCTCCATTGACCTCATGGGCAAGATTCTGGACAAACAACCAAGGGCCCTGGAGGTGATTGATTTTTTCAAGGGCGAGATCCAGGCCCTGGCAGACCGTTCTCTGGATATGCCCGAAAAAAAAACATGCTTTATCGGAGGCATTGCCTTTAAAGGACCCCACGGCTTTCATTCCACAGAGCCGTGTTATCCCCCGTTTGAATTTGTAAACGGCCTTAACATTGCCGGCAAAGACCGCCCTTTGGGCAAAGCCCTTAAACAGACCCTCTTTTCCAAGGAAGAAATTCTGGAGGCTGATCCTGCCATTATTTTTGTGGATTTGAGTACCCTTCAGATGGGAGAGGGCCATGGGGGACTCTTTGAGCTGAAAACAGATCCAATCTACCAGGCCCTGACCGCGGTTCAAAAAAATCAGGTCTTTGGGGTGCTGCCCTATAATTGGTATAGCCAGAATTTTGGTTCCATACTTGCCGATGCCTGGTATGCAGGGAAAATTCTTTATCCGGACAGGTTCAAGGAGATTGATCCTGTGAAAGAGGCCGACCGGATCTATTCCTTTTTATTGTCAGTTCCGGTGTTTGAACAGATGAATGCCCTGTTCGAACACAAGGTCTTTACCCGGCTGGACTTGGAAAAATAGGGGGCATATGCATTTTGAAACATCAGGGTCTCCTGCGGCTTACCTGGGATATATACGCAAAAAAACTCTGTTTTTCTGGAGCCTGTGCACCATTTTAGTCGTTTGTTTTCTGGCTGCCATCAGCCTGGGGGCGGTCCATATCAACAGTCTGGATGCTTTAAAGGTGCTGGTCACAGGCTCCGGTGCCGTCAGGGATGAACTTATCATCTGGCAGATCCGGCTGCCCCAGGCCCTGACCGCCATGGTGGCCGGGGCAGGCCTGGCATGTTCCGGGGCTGTGATGCAGTCGGTGCTGAAAAACCCTTTAGCATCCCCTTTTACCCTGGGCATTTCCCATGCGGCGGCCTTTGGGGCGGCATGCGCGGTCATGGTCATGGG
It encodes:
- a CDS encoding type III secretion system chaperone encodes the protein MDFIDKIISGFGTMVGLSDLALDDGNCCTLQFDQVIVNVEYLPDTRVFYFYTRIGAIPANKEVRLQIFEYLLESNCFYRKAHGGVLGIDGEQDAVIYTHKFNADDLDAKIFGDYMEAFVNTAETFAGDLLDESGDKSNAMPPMGGLRV
- a CDS encoding iron ABC transporter substrate-binding protein, giving the protein MKKLKYVLWIVVILFSAGSAAAQEVTDARGRTLTLPDRVERIICSGPGCLRLVAYLGAQDLVVGVDDIETRQRKFDARPYAFANKDFRSLPVFGGFRGQDDPEKILGLDPMPQVIFKTFNGTGCDPDELWKKTRIPVVVLEYGDLGQGRSDLFASIDLMGKILDKQPRALEVIDFFKGEIQALADRSLDMPEKKTCFIGGIAFKGPHGFHSTEPCYPPFEFVNGLNIAGKDRPLGKALKQTLFSKEEILEADPAIIFVDLSTLQMGEGHGGLFELKTDPIYQALTAVQKNQVFGVLPYNWYSQNFGSILADAWYAGKILYPDRFKEIDPVKEADRIYSFLLSVPVFEQMNALFEHKVFTRLDLEK
- a CDS encoding TetR/AcrR family transcriptional regulator → MGTKERKKREKINRKTQILGAARALLFSKGLGGTSVNAIAARVELSVPAIYRYYKNKDEIIFDLSEEGLQLLQKDICLATEAAQYPELKLEAIALAYRRFSIVQKDYFTVINHFLTSPETVLPDHLKHRIDHYGEHILMQVVSAVEQGCKTGRLSCDDPRRFSLMFWGSINGIIQLQKIEHTIFSGKDHEALYQHTVETLIQSIQISESPLKNAH